In a genomic window of Chitinophagales bacterium:
- the rplI gene encoding 50S ribosomal protein L9 yields MDIILLKDVEKLGFADDVVNVKNGFALNYLIPQGYAVVKNDTNLRELGTRLRIKEKKEAKLLEQIQEITARLKQTAFKIGAKVGSTDKIFGSVTSYHVAEAIRNLAQVEVDRRKITIVEGEVKTLGNYTAEVTLGKEYKVTVAFEVVAE; encoded by the coding sequence TTGAGAAACTCGGTTTTGCCGATGATGTGGTGAATGTAAAAAACGGTTTTGCATTAAACTACCTTATTCCACAAGGTTATGCCGTTGTAAAAAACGATACCAACCTTCGTGAACTAGGTACCCGTCTTAGAATAAAAGAAAAGAAAGAGGCTAAACTTTTAGAACAAATCCAAGAAATAACTGCACGTTTAAAACAAACTGCATTTAAAATTGGAGCAAAAGTTGGTTCTACCGATAAAATTTTTGGTTCTGTAACCTCTTACCACGTTGCCGAAGCTATTCGCAACCTTGCTCAAGTAGAAGTAGATAGAAGAAAGATTACTATCGTAGAAGGCGAAGTAAAAACACTCGGAAACTACACAGCCGAAGTTACTTTAGGTAAAGAATATAAAGTAACAGTTGCTTTTGAAGTAGTAGCAGAATAA
- a CDS encoding terpene cyclase/mutase family protein produces the protein MMQTSTKTTFTAEEIFSFWRLHTENGRQTWHFQLPTEYANINWTSPEGKQILHEIDAAFCFNKHPNPNVQDAVFRNSFTKNSNTTSKANTPTEALQNGWAYFTQLLSNEGHFAGDYGGPLFLLPGYVIVHYITQTKIEEPYQTLIARYMLNHQNQDGSWGLHIEDSGTMFGTCLHYVSLRLLGFKKTNTQLQKAQQWILQHGGALTLPPWGKFYLSCLGIFEWEGNHSLLPELWLLPKTLPIHPSRYWSHARMVYLPMSYCFGNKLKAAPTPLLHELKTEIYTQPYQEINWKNARNQCCPKDVYHPPHKALSTLNFFTSIYEKIAVKAWRNKALNYAINYIDAEDQQTNYINIGPVNKMLNMLCIWHCYGKNSVQFLSHIKRLQDYLWLSEDGVKMQGYNGSQFWDTMFAYCALKAWKNGTHLREAESKMLDFISAQQIQAEPHLHQDFFRHPSVGGFPFSTKSHGWPITDCSAEGLKILVQNRQQIANAQQRCEQAATLLLSFQNKDGGWASYEKQRAPSWIETLNPSQIFGNIMVDYSYTECSSSAVQALITFQQAFPNFQSENIKTAITNGLNFICKQQLQDGSWYGSWAVCYTYGTWFGVEALYLAKEKGYLQSNTINTALQKAAQFLASKQNTDGGWGESFESCIQKKYTPSLQSQVVNTAWAVLALLKIGGFENEIRKGIAFITDKQLTNGNWEQENINGVFNHNCAISYTNFRNIFPLWALGEYEATQPFC, from the coding sequence ATGATGCAGACATCAACAAAAACAACCTTTACGGCCGAAGAAATTTTTTCGTTTTGGAGGTTACATACCGAAAATGGAAGGCAAACATGGCATTTCCAACTTCCTACTGAATATGCCAACATCAACTGGACTTCGCCCGAAGGCAAACAAATACTGCACGAAATAGATGCTGCATTTTGTTTCAATAAACACCCTAATCCCAATGTGCAAGATGCTGTATTTAGAAATTCATTTACAAAAAACAGTAACACCACTAGCAAGGCAAATACACCAACAGAAGCACTGCAAAACGGCTGGGCCTATTTTACGCAACTATTAAGCAACGAAGGGCACTTTGCCGGAGACTACGGAGGGCCGCTTTTCTTATTGCCCGGATATGTAATTGTTCACTATATCACCCAAACTAAAATAGAAGAACCTTACCAAACACTTATTGCTCGCTATATGCTCAACCACCAAAACCAAGATGGGAGCTGGGGGCTGCATATCGAAGATTCCGGAACTATGTTTGGCACCTGCCTGCACTATGTAAGTTTGCGGCTGCTTGGCTTTAAAAAAACAAACACCCAACTACAAAAAGCACAACAATGGATACTCCAGCACGGAGGCGCATTAACCCTGCCACCTTGGGGGAAATTTTACCTGTCTTGCCTAGGCATTTTTGAATGGGAAGGCAACCACTCTCTACTACCGGAACTCTGGCTACTTCCAAAAACATTGCCCATACACCCTTCGCGCTACTGGAGCCATGCACGCATGGTATATTTACCCATGAGCTATTGCTTTGGAAATAAACTCAAAGCAGCCCCTACCCCACTTTTACATGAACTGAAAACAGAAATTTATACCCAACCATACCAAGAAATAAATTGGAAAAATGCTAGAAACCAATGCTGTCCCAAAGATGTGTATCACCCGCCACACAAGGCTTTATCTACACTTAATTTCTTTACAAGTATATATGAAAAGATTGCAGTAAAAGCATGGCGAAACAAAGCCTTAAACTATGCCATCAACTATATTGATGCAGAAGATCAACAAACTAACTATATCAACATAGGACCTGTAAATAAGATGCTAAACATGCTCTGCATTTGGCATTGCTACGGAAAAAATTCAGTACAATTTCTAAGCCACATAAAACGCCTGCAAGATTACCTCTGGCTATCAGAAGACGGAGTAAAAATGCAGGGATACAACGGCTCGCAGTTTTGGGATACCATGTTTGCATACTGTGCATTAAAGGCATGGAAAAACGGCACCCACTTACGCGAAGCAGAAAGCAAAATGCTAGATTTTATTAGTGCACAACAAATACAGGCAGAGCCGCACTTACATCAAGATTTTTTTAGACACCCATCTGTGGGCGGCTTTCCATTTTCTACCAAATCGCATGGCTGGCCAATAACCGATTGCTCTGCCGAAGGATTAAAAATATTGGTACAAAATAGGCAACAGATTGCCAATGCACAGCAGCGTTGCGAACAAGCAGCCACCTTGTTGCTTTCGTTTCAAAACAAAGATGGCGGTTGGGCGAGCTACGAGAAACAACGCGCTCCAAGTTGGATAGAAACACTCAACCCCTCGCAAATTTTTGGAAACATAATGGTGGACTATAGCTACACAGAATGCAGCAGTTCTGCGGTGCAAGCGCTCATCACATTTCAACAAGCATTTCCAAACTTTCAATCTGAAAATATTAAAACTGCCATTACAAACGGATTGAACTTTATATGCAAACAGCAGCTGCAAGATGGCAGTTGGTATGGCTCATGGGCAGTTTGCTATACTTATGGAACATGGTTTGGCGTAGAAGCACTTTACCTCGCAAAGGAGAAAGGCTATTTACAATCAAACACAATAAATACAGCCTTGCAAAAGGCAGCACAGTTTTTAGCAAGCAAGCAAAACACCGATGGCGGTTGGGGCGAATCGTTTGAAAGTTGCATACAGAAGAAATATACCCCTTCGCTACAATCGCAAGTAGTAAACACCGCTTGGGCAGTACTTGCACTTTTAAAAATTGGTGGATTTGAAAACGAAATACGTAAAGGCATTGCATTCATAACCGATAAACAACTTACCAATGGTAATTGGGAGCAAGAAAACATAAATGGAGTATTCAACCATAACTGCGCCATTAGTTATACCAATTTCCGAAATATATTTCCGCTTTGGGCATTAGGCGAATACGAAGCCACTCAACCATTTTGCTAA